The Cyprinus carpio isolate SPL01 chromosome B17, ASM1834038v1, whole genome shotgun sequence genome has a window encoding:
- the LOC109108053 gene encoding ADP-dependent glucokinase-like: MAIELRSGVKYGSFLSLAVVLVAYWFRSPDSSVLDDRLDAVLSSLLRAERKVGMNGVSRPRVAIGFGGCVDIIVDGVTLLNKMGLKPTDQPLHHDYIENAEQLAQSFAYFFSPGAASERFVMNDTLFSELVEASRELPGNRWSIGGNAPVMASRMALEGCDVLLGGSFSTDFTDILSQRITVAGNTVDEPDIHLILEYPTGATWGPYTSRRANRYIVHSDDHNPYLDSMEQFQEKLNSFKPDLLVVGGLQMMDSFPFKQGEREALLGRLAKMLSSASPQTAVHFEMASFVDESLMSDLLEFVLPHADSLGMNEQELPNLLSLFRGSNLTVLSDPNPRVATVLDQMRELYRLVNQRHHEAGMGRPLTRLHVHTLAFQAIIVKRGSKWKNTMSATAKASLTANRHVCGSPDIDLSKARLIMDESFSVSRQEGSPRIPLQESRPISCWDEDGYEVCVAPVLVCTEVYQTAGGGDNISAAGLVLQI; the protein is encoded by the exons ATGGCCATTGAGCTGCGCTCTGGTGTCAAATATGGCTCGTTTTTGTCTCTTGCAGTGGTGCTGGTGGCGTATTGGTTCCGCTCGCCGGACAGCTCGGTTCTGGACGACAGGCTGGACGCGGTTCTGTCTTCGTTGCTGCGCGCGGAGCGGAAAGTGGGCATGAACGGCGTGTCCAGACCGCGAGTGGCTATAG GTTTTGGCGGCTGTGTGGATATCATAGTCGATGGAGTGACTCTGCTGAACAAAATGGGTTTGAAGCCGACAGACCAGCCCCTCCATCATGACTACATAGAGAACGCGGAGCAGCTGGCACAGAGTTTCGCTTACTTTTTCTCCCCCGGAGCTGCTTCAGA GAGGTTTGTGATGAATGATACACTCTTCAGTGAGCTGGTAGAGGCTTCTCGAGAGTTACCAGGAAACAGGTGGTCAATAGGAGGAAATGCACCTGTCATGGCCAGCAGGATGGCGCTGGAAGGATGTGATGTGCTTTTAGGGGGCAGTTTCAGCACCGATTTCACTGATATCCTCTCACAGCGCATCACAG TGGCTGGAAACACAGTGGATGAGCCAGACATCCACCTGATCCTGGAGTATCCCACAGGTGCCACATGGGGGCCGTACACCTCCCGAAGGGCCAACAG GTATATTGTCCATAGCGATGACCATAATCCATATCTGGACTCCATGGAGCAATTTCAGGAGAAGCTGAACAGCTTCAAACCAGATCTGCTTGTTGTAGGAGGACTACAGATGATGGACAGCTTCCCTTTCAAGCAAG GAGAGCGTGAGGCTCTGCTGGGAAGGCTGGCGAAGATGTTGTCCTCCGCATCCCCGCAGACCGCTGTCCATTTCGAAATGGCCAGCTTCGTAGATGAGAGTCTAATGTCAGATCTCCTAGAGTTTGTTCTTCCTCACGCCGACTCGTTAGGCATGAACGAGCAAGAGCTGCCCAATCTCCTGAGCCTTTTCCGTGGTAGCAACTTGACTGTGCTTTCCGACCCCAACCCACGCGTAGCTACAGTGCTGGACCAGATGCGAGAACTCTACCGCTTGGTAAACCAGCGCCACCACGAGGCCGGAATGGGTCGACCGCTCACACGTCTTCATGTCCACACACTGGCTTTCCAGGCCATCATCGTCAAACGTGGCTCCAAGTGGAAGAACACCATGTCGGCCACAGCCAAAGCATCTCTGACCGCCAACCGGCACGTCTGCGGCTCGCCGGACATCGATCTCAGTAAAGCACGGCTGATCATGGACGAATCGTTCTCTGTTAGCAGGCAAGAAGGAAGCCCGAGAATTCCACTCCAGGAATCTCGACCCATTTCCTGCTGGGATGAGGATGGCTATGAGGTTTGCGTGGCTCCTGTACTGGTGTGCACTGAGGTCTACCAGACTGCTGGAGGAGGAGACAACATCTCTGCTGCTGGGCTTGTACTGCAGATCTGA